One genomic region from Muriicola soli encodes:
- a CDS encoding SRPBCC family protein — MASLGFESFTKKIYIRTSTAKVYHCWATQEGLCSWFLREAIFKNSAGKIKAPDIEIEKGDSYTWRWHNWDGEEQGEIITANGKDQIEFTFAEFCRVIVRMETENDQVLLTLIQTNIPTDEKNKMNIHVGCSNGWTFWLANLKAYLEHGILLNETRNDLRNIPLASFHFVNI, encoded by the coding sequence ATGGCTTCTTTAGGCTTTGAAAGTTTTACAAAGAAAATTTATATCAGGACCAGTACCGCTAAGGTGTATCACTGCTGGGCAACTCAAGAGGGTCTTTGTTCCTGGTTTTTAAGAGAAGCAATCTTTAAAAACTCTGCAGGAAAAATAAAGGCCCCCGATATAGAGATAGAAAAAGGGGATAGCTATACCTGGCGGTGGCACAATTGGGACGGAGAAGAACAAGGTGAGATTATCACTGCCAATGGCAAAGATCAAATTGAATTTACCTTTGCAGAATTTTGCCGCGTTATTGTAAGAATGGAAACTGAAAATGACCAGGTCCTGCTTACCCTTATACAAACCAACATCCCCACCGATGAAAAGAACAAGATGAATATACACGTGGGATGCAGCAATGGGTGGACTTTCTGGCTGGCCAACCTCAAGGCATACCTGGAACACGGCATCCTTTTAAACGAAACGAGAAATGACCTCAGGAATATTCCGTTGGCCAGTTTTCATTTCGTCAATATTTAG
- a CDS encoding SRPBCC family protein, whose amino-acid sequence MKYITEIVINIPLAEFIRKFDNPENMKLWQKDLVSFKHLSGIPGKEGAQMELVYKMGKREIVLVETILKRNLPHEFHATYDAKGVHNVQKNYFKAVDENKTKWISETEFQFNGFFMKAMGFLMPGAFKKQSLKYLKDFKAFAEENSTSS is encoded by the coding sequence ATGAAATACATTACTGAAATTGTAATAAACATTCCCTTGGCCGAATTTATTCGAAAATTCGACAATCCGGAGAACATGAAATTATGGCAAAAAGACCTGGTTTCATTTAAACATTTGAGTGGAATCCCCGGTAAAGAAGGAGCTCAAATGGAGCTCGTTTACAAAATGGGTAAAAGAGAGATTGTCTTAGTCGAAACTATTTTAAAACGCAACCTGCCCCATGAATTTCACGCTACCTACGACGCCAAGGGCGTGCACAATGTGCAAAAAAATTATTTTAAAGCGGTTGACGAAAACAAGACCAAATGGATTTCAGAAACCGAATTTCAATTTAATGGTTTCTTTATGAAAGCAATGGGCTTTCTGATGCCGGGTGCATTTAAAAAACAGTCTTTAAAATATCTGAAGGATTTTAAAGCCTTCGCTGAAGAGAACTCCACTTCATCTTAA
- the modB gene encoding molybdate ABC transporter permease subunit: protein MNWEPLLLTFELALTTTLVLLLVSIPLAYWLSKTSSRLKPIVETLVSMPLVLPPTVLGFYFLLAFSPNNSFGGWIDEWLGIRLVFSFGGLVVASVIYSLPFMVQPIQAGLSSLPTSLSEAAATMGKSRSVQLFRVLLPNIRKSMLTGIILAFAHTVGEFGVVLMIGGNIPGETRVASIAIYDEVESLNYEAANTYSLILFTLTFALLLLVYLVNGGYLKRFWK from the coding sequence ATGAATTGGGAACCCTTGCTTTTGACATTTGAGCTGGCACTGACTACTACCCTAGTTCTGTTGCTGGTCTCCATTCCCCTCGCCTACTGGCTGAGTAAAACCAGCTCCCGTTTAAAACCGATAGTGGAAACCCTTGTAAGCATGCCACTGGTGCTGCCACCTACCGTTTTAGGATTTTATTTTCTATTGGCTTTCAGTCCCAATAATAGCTTTGGAGGATGGATTGATGAATGGTTGGGGATTCGGCTTGTTTTTTCCTTTGGCGGATTAGTAGTGGCATCTGTGATTTACAGCCTGCCCTTCATGGTGCAGCCCATACAGGCGGGACTCTCCTCATTACCTACTTCACTTTCTGAAGCAGCTGCCACTATGGGTAAATCTAGAAGTGTACAATTATTTAGAGTACTACTTCCCAATATCCGAAAATCAATGCTCACCGGTATAATTCTGGCCTTTGCGCATACGGTTGGGGAATTTGGAGTTGTACTGATGATAGGGGGAAACATCCCAGGCGAAACGAGGGTGGCTTCCATTGCCATTTACGACGAAGTGGAATCGCTTAACTATGAGGCCGCTAATACCTATTCATTAATTTTATTTACCCTAACATTTGCCTTGCTTCTCCTTGTGTATTTAGTTAATGGAGGATACTTAAAACGCTTCTGGAAATGA
- the modA gene encoding molybdate ABC transporter substrate-binding protein — protein sequence MQIRKPGLFFLMVISIVLLGCKENREAGTPIRIAVASNLHYAINSIVENFESKYGITCQVVLGSSGKLYAQITEGAPYDIFLSADLKYTESLFKAGMTLDQPAVFAYGSLVLWAANSDHSPSLQMLQSDSVKHVALANPKTAPFGMAAAQVLEHYEIVNQISDKLVYGESISQANQFILFGAAEMGFTSLAIVKSPEFTDVGRWILIDSAAYSPLPHSAVLINHSDSSKTGAKAFFEYLFSEEAQVVLKNFGYSTYE from the coding sequence ATGCAAATCCGAAAGCCTGGGCTTTTCTTTTTGATGGTAATTTCAATCGTTCTGCTGGGATGCAAAGAGAACAGAGAAGCAGGTACCCCAATCCGAATAGCAGTAGCCTCAAACCTACACTACGCCATCAACTCCATAGTAGAGAATTTTGAAAGTAAATACGGGATTACTTGTCAGGTTGTCCTTGGCTCATCCGGGAAGTTGTACGCCCAGATAACGGAGGGAGCCCCCTACGATATCTTCTTATCTGCCGATTTAAAGTATACGGAATCGCTTTTTAAAGCAGGGATGACCCTTGATCAACCAGCGGTGTTCGCTTACGGTTCACTTGTCCTTTGGGCCGCAAATTCGGACCACTCCCCTTCCCTTCAAATGCTCCAAAGTGATAGTGTAAAACACGTAGCCCTTGCCAATCCAAAAACAGCACCTTTCGGAATGGCAGCTGCGCAAGTCCTTGAACATTATGAGATTGTGAACCAAATTTCAGACAAGTTGGTTTATGGCGAAAGTATTTCACAGGCGAACCAATTTATACTTTTTGGTGCCGCAGAGATGGGATTTACCTCCCTGGCCATTGTGAAGAGTCCGGAATTCACTGATGTGGGCCGTTGGATATTAATCGATTCTGCAGCCTATTCCCCCCTACCCCATTCAGCGGTTCTTATCAATCACAGCGATTCTTCCAAAACGGGAGCAAAAGCCTTTTTTGAATATCTTTTTAGTGAGGAGGCGCAAGTTGTCCTCAAAAATTTTGGATATTCGACATATGAATAG
- a CDS encoding TOBE domain-containing protein encodes MNRLTGRIKNLVVEGNITLVTLMLKGDLKIKTLVIDTPETAEYLEVNQEVNVLFNETEVVIALESTSGLSLENKISCRVSAIQRGKLLSNIELECPAGTLRALVGTEALADLEIESGQRVQAMIKLNEVMLSPR; translated from the coding sequence ATGAATAGGCTTACTGGACGTATCAAAAACCTAGTGGTTGAGGGCAATATTACCCTGGTTACCCTTATGTTGAAAGGGGATCTGAAGATTAAGACCCTCGTAATCGATACCCCTGAAACCGCAGAATACCTGGAAGTAAACCAGGAAGTAAACGTTCTTTTTAATGAGACCGAAGTGGTAATTGCCCTTGAGAGTACCAGCGGATTAAGCCTAGAAAACAAAATTTCCTGTAGGGTAAGTGCTATACAAAGAGGGAAACTATTGAGTAATATAGAATTAGAATGCCCGGCTGGGACCCTAAGGGCATTAGTGGGTACAGAGGCCCTTGCCGATCTGGAAATTGAGTCGGGACAAAGAGTTCAGGCCATGATTAAGTTAAATGAAGTAATGTTATCACCGAGATGA
- a CDS encoding short-chain fatty acid transporter, whose product MIQKIGQKFTDIFQRFMPDAFVFALILTLIIAVLAMFWVGATPVQVINSWYDGFWILLEFGMQMVLLVITGYSIALSPLVHKGIDILASKIKKPQHVYFLIVLLGGLFSLISWGWVVITAVLGRELALRIKGIHYPFLIACVYFSSIIWVAGLSSSIPLLLNTQDNFLMEAGVLDQTIATSGTLGSVLNLVVLSVFFLIAPFLMRLLLPKSGDMPTLENMLETESEHKSVSIHEEARLMKLPYQALSDLLNNSRILQYLIAFSGIAYLYTHFSTKGLDLNLNIMIFIFLMLGLLLHGTPMRYVIAMKRASGNVSGIIFQFPFYAGIMGIMIYTGLGERLALWMASVSTLESIPFFAFLTGAMVNFAIPSAGGEFAVIGPTIITAVQEIGATLPPEQMELLISRAVMSVAYGETLTNLMQPFFLLLVIPIMGQVLRSRPGISWDI is encoded by the coding sequence ATGATTCAAAAAATAGGGCAGAAATTCACAGATATCTTTCAGAGGTTTATGCCCGATGCCTTTGTCTTTGCCTTGATCCTTACCCTGATTATTGCGGTCCTGGCTATGTTTTGGGTTGGAGCCACCCCTGTACAGGTGATCAATTCGTGGTACGACGGATTTTGGATCCTGCTCGAATTTGGTATGCAGATGGTATTGCTGGTGATTACAGGCTATTCCATTGCACTTTCTCCACTGGTTCATAAGGGTATCGATATTCTAGCGAGCAAGATCAAAAAACCTCAGCACGTCTACTTTCTGATAGTCCTCCTGGGCGGCCTTTTTAGTTTGATCAGCTGGGGATGGGTTGTTATTACAGCAGTTCTGGGCAGGGAATTGGCCTTAAGGATAAAAGGAATACACTACCCTTTCCTTATTGCCTGTGTTTATTTTTCGAGTATTATTTGGGTGGCCGGACTTTCAAGTTCCATCCCCTTGCTACTGAATACCCAGGATAATTTTCTAATGGAAGCCGGGGTGCTGGATCAAACTATTGCAACCAGCGGGACATTGGGTTCTGTGCTCAACTTGGTCGTACTGAGTGTATTTTTTTTGATTGCACCTTTCCTTATGCGTCTTCTGTTGCCTAAATCAGGTGATATGCCAACACTGGAAAACATGCTGGAGACCGAATCGGAGCATAAATCTGTGTCGATTCATGAAGAAGCCCGACTCATGAAATTACCTTATCAAGCCCTGTCTGATCTATTAAATAACAGTCGGATATTGCAATACCTCATTGCCTTCTCGGGCATTGCCTACCTGTATACGCATTTCAGTACCAAGGGACTCGACCTCAACCTCAACATCATGATCTTTATTTTCCTGATGTTAGGCCTATTATTACATGGAACCCCGATGCGCTATGTGATTGCCATGAAAAGGGCCAGCGGAAATGTTTCGGGTATTATCTTTCAGTTTCCCTTTTATGCAGGCATCATGGGTATAATGATTTACACCGGCCTGGGAGAGCGGCTCGCTTTGTGGATGGCCTCGGTATCAACCTTAGAAAGCATTCCCTTTTTTGCATTTCTGACCGGCGCCATGGTGAATTTTGCCATCCCTTCAGCAGGGGGAGAATTTGCAGTAATCGGGCCTACGATTATCACCGCTGTACAAGAAATCGGGGCAACATTACCCCCGGAACAAATGGAATTGCTCATTTCAAGGGCCGTAATGTCTGTGGCTTATGGCGAAACTCTTACCAATTTAATGCAGCCTTTCTTTCTTCTTTTAGTCATCCCTATCATGGGGCAGGTATTAAGGTCCAGGCCAGGGATATCATGGGATATTTAG
- a CDS encoding cysteine hydrolase family protein has protein sequence MKIKQPPALILIDIQKGLEELEYYGGARNNPNAEENAAALLHFWRQKNFPVFHIKHNGTAPSPLAKGMPGNEFKDITAPQEGEPIVEKNSNSAFINTPLHQKLQDLNISHLVLVGLTTSHCVSSTARMAGNFGYHTFVISDATATFDIVSPKGLRYEASLVHEITLANLHNEFAAVLDTSDLISLLAEI, from the coding sequence ATGAAAATAAAACAACCGCCGGCTCTGATTCTTATCGACATCCAAAAAGGCCTTGAAGAACTGGAGTACTACGGAGGGGCCAGGAATAATCCGAATGCGGAAGAGAATGCCGCTGCCCTCCTCCACTTCTGGAGACAGAAAAATTTCCCTGTTTTCCACATCAAACACAACGGTACAGCTCCTTCCCCCCTCGCCAAAGGAATGCCGGGGAATGAATTTAAGGACATTACTGCGCCGCAAGAAGGAGAGCCCATCGTTGAAAAAAATAGCAACAGTGCGTTTATCAATACCCCTTTACACCAAAAGTTACAAGACCTCAACATATCCCATTTGGTGCTGGTTGGACTCACTACTTCTCATTGTGTTTCATCAACAGCGCGAATGGCCGGTAATTTTGGGTACCACACCTTTGTTATTTCAGACGCTACGGCTACATTTGATATCGTGAGCCCAAAGGGCTTGAGATATGAGGCATCACTTGTTCACGAAATTACCCTGGCGAACTTGCACAACGAATTTGCGGCCGTACTCGATACCTCGGATTTAATTTCGTTATTAGCTGAAATTTAA
- a CDS encoding sulfate/molybdate ABC transporter ATP-binding protein: MIEARIHKKLIAAGGEFSLSAELNIPKGSLLTIYGPSGSGKTSLLRSLAGLLTPDKGFISYQNNTWFNSEKKINLPPQKRNIGYVFQDYALFPNMTVKENLEFASNKLNRKSTVDELLSAMHLMELENRKPDTLSGGQKQRVALARALAQKPDVLLLDEPLAALDTSMRTGLQAYILKAHKKEGLTTILVSHDVTEIMKLSDITIILQDGQISQIGPPGELFMEKHISGKFQFTGTVLQLIKQDVIYIVNVLIGKNVIKVVAHPAEIDGIQPGDKVVVASKAFNPVIYKIT; the protein is encoded by the coding sequence ATGATTGAAGCTCGAATCCATAAAAAACTCATTGCCGCAGGAGGTGAATTCTCCTTAAGTGCTGAACTCAATATCCCAAAAGGATCCCTGCTTACTATTTACGGGCCTTCAGGTTCCGGTAAAACGTCTCTATTGAGAAGTTTAGCAGGTTTGCTTACCCCAGATAAGGGATTTATTTCCTATCAGAACAATACTTGGTTCAATTCGGAGAAAAAAATCAATCTCCCGCCCCAAAAAAGGAATATTGGCTATGTTTTTCAGGATTACGCCCTTTTTCCCAATATGACCGTAAAGGAAAACCTTGAATTTGCCAGCAATAAGTTGAATCGAAAAAGTACGGTAGATGAGCTTTTATCGGCAATGCACCTTATGGAGCTTGAAAACAGAAAACCGGATACCCTTTCAGGGGGTCAGAAACAACGGGTTGCCCTGGCTAGGGCGCTGGCTCAAAAACCTGATGTACTGCTGTTGGATGAACCCCTGGCTGCTCTGGATACCAGCATGCGCACAGGCCTCCAGGCATACATTCTAAAAGCCCATAAAAAAGAAGGATTAACGACCATCCTGGTGAGTCACGATGTAACGGAAATCATGAAACTCTCAGATATTACCATCATCCTGCAAGACGGGCAGATCTCTCAGATCGGACCTCCCGGGGAATTGTTTATGGAAAAGCATATTAGTGGTAAATTTCAATTTACGGGAACAGTTTTACAGCTTATAAAGCAGGATGTTATCTATATTGTAAACGTATTAATAGGAAAGAATGTGATCAAAGTTGTAGCTCACCCCGCTGAAATAGATGGCATCCAGCCGGGAGATAAAGTAGTGGTAGCATCAAAAGCATTCAATCCGGTGATTTACAAGATTACGTAG
- a CDS encoding serine hydrolase — MKITNHKAIGHLLCSFLVVGGFSGCSDATSVNEPLKSALNSEDLRIRKVMDDPSPYEIQIRFTRINRKKDTVYFEDYEYNVDSTHYFYPASTVKFPIAVLALEKINRNENLSLNTRFYVEGDSLETTFAKEITKIFAVSDNDASNRLFEFLGQDAINASFKEKNIGPARFSHRLSVPEADEVTTRPLVIYLNDSTTTLLTNSVNTPPESLRLLGISKGQGFYEGDSLLQGSFDFSKKNYYPISTQHGVLKRIVFPGVFPQNERFDLSDAQRNFLLNAMKAVPREAGYSVEDYYDSYGKFFIYGDSKEEIPSFMKIYNKVGYAYGTLTDCAYVKDEKNDVEFMLTATILVNADGIFNDNEYEYDEIGIPFLTALGNELYKTELKR, encoded by the coding sequence ATGAAAATCACCAATCATAAAGCCATAGGACATCTGTTGTGTTCCTTTCTTGTTGTAGGTGGCTTCTCAGGATGTTCTGATGCAACTTCTGTAAATGAACCCTTAAAAAGTGCCCTGAATTCGGAGGATTTGCGCATCCGAAAGGTTATGGATGACCCTTCCCCCTATGAGATCCAGATTCGCTTTACGCGAATTAACAGGAAAAAAGACACCGTATATTTCGAGGATTACGAATATAATGTCGATTCAACACATTACTTCTACCCTGCAAGTACCGTAAAATTTCCGATTGCCGTCCTGGCACTGGAAAAGATCAATCGAAACGAAAATTTAAGTTTAAATACACGATTTTATGTAGAAGGAGATTCGCTGGAAACGACTTTCGCCAAAGAAATAACAAAGATCTTCGCTGTTAGTGACAACGATGCGAGCAATCGATTATTCGAATTTCTGGGTCAAGATGCGATTAACGCAAGTTTCAAGGAAAAAAATATAGGTCCTGCCAGATTCTCACACCGACTCTCAGTCCCCGAGGCTGATGAGGTAACCACACGTCCCCTGGTCATCTACCTCAATGACAGCACTACTACCCTATTGACGAATAGTGTAAACACTCCTCCCGAATCACTCCGGCTACTTGGAATAAGTAAAGGACAAGGCTTTTACGAAGGAGATTCTCTGCTTCAGGGCAGCTTTGATTTCAGTAAAAAGAATTATTATCCGATTAGTACCCAGCACGGCGTTTTGAAACGAATTGTCTTTCCCGGGGTATTTCCTCAAAATGAACGATTTGATCTTAGCGATGCTCAGCGCAACTTTCTGCTAAATGCCATGAAAGCGGTTCCGCGGGAGGCGGGCTACTCAGTTGAAGACTATTACGACAGTTACGGTAAATTTTTTATTTACGGCGACAGCAAGGAAGAGATCCCTTCATTCATGAAAATTTACAATAAGGTGGGCTATGCCTATGGAACTTTAACGGACTGTGCCTATGTCAAAGATGAAAAAAACGATGTTGAATTTATGCTTACAGCAACTATCCTGGTAAATGCAGATGGTATATTCAATGACAATGAGTACGAATACGATGAGATTGGAATTCCTTTCCTCACTGCACTGGGAAATGAATTATACAAAACAGAACTAAAAAGATAA